The following proteins come from a genomic window of Triticum aestivum cultivar Chinese Spring chromosome 6A, IWGSC CS RefSeq v2.1, whole genome shotgun sequence:
- the LOC123129465 gene encoding tyrosine N-monooxygenase-like: protein MLACCCLVVSQLLIVITLIYLVITKSKVRCDTCSSATVPLPLPPGPCPWPVVGNLPEMVVNKPAFRWIHRVMKDMGTDIACFRLGGVHVVPITCPKIAREVLKKQDKNFSSRPLTFASGVISSGYKDAVLSPFGDQWMKMRKVLTSEIICPSRHKWLHDKRADEADNLTRYIYNLTAGGLSSSTSGLANVNVRHVARHYCGNIIRRLVFGQRYFGEPQPDGGPGPMEVEHMDASFALLGFTFTFCVSDYLPCLLGLDLDGHEKIIKEANTKVDRLHDVVIEERWRQWNSGERQDGVQDFLDVLITLADGDGKPLLSIDEVKAQSKGIILAAIDNPSNAVEWALAEMVNNPELLAKAVEEMDRVVGHERLVQESDIMQLNYLKACIREAFRLHPIAPFNLPHVAIADTIVAGYHVPKGSNVILSRLALGRNPTVWDEPLRFKPERHMGDNINVVLTESELRFISFSTGRRGCIAASLGTTMSVMLFGRLLHGFTWTKPAGVSAINLSESKRNLFIEKPLVLHAEPRLPVHLYPLMHC from the exons ATGCTGGCTTGCTGCTGCTTGGTTGTGTCCCAGCTGCTCATCGTAATAACACTCATATACCTTGTCATTACCAAGAGCAAGGTCCGCTGTGACACGTGCTCATCAGCGACGGTGCCGCTTCCACTTCCGCCGGGGCCATGTCCGTGGCCAGTGGTGGGTAACCTGCCCGAGATGGTGGTCAACAAGCCGGCATTCCGTTGGATCCATCGCGTGATGAAGGATATGGGCACCGACATCGCCTGCTTCCGCCTCGGCGGCGTCCACGTCGTCCCGATCACATGTCCCAAGATCGCAAGGGAGGTGCTCAAGAAGCAGGACAAAAACTTCTCGTCCCGCCCACTCACCTTCGCCTCCGGCGTCATCAGCAGCGGGTACAAGGACGCCGTGCTCTCGCCGTTCGGTGACCAGTGGATGAAGATGCGCAAGGTGCTCACCTCTGAGATCATCTGCCCCTCCCGTCACAAGTGGCTCCACGACAAGCGCGCCGATGAAGCTGACAACTTGACGCGCTACATCTACAACCTCACTGCCGGGGGGTTGTCATCTTCAACGTCGGGACTAGCCAACGTCAATGTCAGGCACGTCGCGCGGCATTACTGCGGCAACATCATCCGCCGGCTTGTCTTCGGCCAACGGTACTTCGGGGAGCCTCAGCCGGACGGCGGGCCGGGGCCAATGGAGGTGGAGCACATGGACGCTTCCTTCGCCCTCCTAGGGTTCACCTTCACGTTCTGCGTCAGCGACTACCTCCCGTGTCTACTTGGCCTAGATCTCGACGGCCACGAGAAAATTATTAAGGAGGCCAACACAAAAGTGGATAGACTGCACGACGTGGTCATCGAAGAGCGTTGGAGGCAGTGGAACAGCGGCGAGAGGCAGGACGGGGTCCAGGACTTCCTTGACGTTCTCATCACGCTCGCCGACGGTGACGGCAAGCCGTTGCTCAGCATCGATGAGGTCAAAGCACAATCCAAG GGCATAATATTAGCGGCCATTGATAACCCGTCAAACGCAGTGGAGTGGGCACTGGCGGAGATGGTGAACAACCCAGAATTGCTGGCCAAGGCGGTGGAGGAAATGGACCGGGTGGTCGGTCACGAGCGACTGGTGCAAGAGTCGGACATCATGCAGCTCAACTATCTCAAGGCATGCATACGTGAGGCATTCCGCCTCCACCCAATCGCTCCCTTCAACCTGCCGCACGTCGCGATTGCCGACACCATTGTTGCGGGCTACCACGTGCCCAAGGGTAGCAACGTCATCCTCAGCCGGCTGGCCCTGGGCCGGAACCCCACCGTCTGGGATGAACCGCTCCGCTTCAAGCCGGAGCGCCATATGGGAGACAACATCAATGTGGTGCTTACTGAGAGCGAATTGCGGTTCATCTCCTTCAGCACCGGACGACGGGGATGCATCGCGGCATCACTAGGAACAACCATGAGTGTCATGCTCTTTGGCAGGCTCCTGCATGGCTTCACCTGGACCAAACCGGCTGGGGTGTCGGCCATCAATCTCAGCGAGTCCAAGCGCAACCTCTTTATAGAGAAGCCGCTAGTGCTACATGCTGAGCCACGTCTTCCAGTGCACCTCTACCCTCTCATGCATTGTTGA